A region of Phycisphaerae bacterium DNA encodes the following proteins:
- a CDS encoding sugar phosphate isomerase/epimerase, whose amino-acid sequence MARTLTLCTGQWADLKFDDLCKKAKAFGYEGLELACWGEIFNVPQALADKEYCKKKWKHMEKYGLVSLSISNHLAGQGVCDLIDERHKAVLPAHVWGDGKPEAVRQRAATEMMNTARAARKFFDAAPAAVKKLLKRVVVNGFTGSSIWHLLYSFPPVQPGQIEAGFKDFAKRWRPIMDVFEDEDVYFALEVHPTEIAFDIASAERALEAIGAHKRFGFNYDPSHFGYQGVDYVEFIRRFRDRIFHVHMKDVYWSKTPTRAGVFGGHLGFGHPDRFWDFRSLGRGSIDFEAIIRALNEIGYDGPLSVEWEDSGMDREHGAAEAAAFVRRMDFSPSAIAFDSNFDK is encoded by the coding sequence ATGGCCAGGACACTCACCTTGTGTACCGGGCAGTGGGCGGATCTGAAGTTTGACGACCTGTGCAAGAAGGCCAAGGCCTTCGGGTACGAGGGTCTGGAGCTTGCCTGCTGGGGCGAGATCTTCAACGTGCCGCAAGCCCTCGCGGACAAGGAGTACTGCAAGAAGAAGTGGAAGCACATGGAGAAGTATGGGCTGGTGAGTCTGTCGATCAGTAATCACCTGGCCGGGCAGGGGGTGTGCGACCTGATCGACGAGCGGCACAAGGCCGTTCTGCCGGCCCACGTGTGGGGTGACGGCAAGCCGGAAGCGGTGCGCCAGCGGGCTGCGACCGAGATGATGAACACCGCTCGGGCGGCCCGCAAGTTCTTCGATGCTGCGCCGGCCGCGGTGAAGAAGCTGCTCAAGCGTGTGGTGGTAAACGGGTTCACCGGCAGCAGCATCTGGCATCTGTTGTACTCTTTCCCGCCGGTTCAGCCCGGGCAGATCGAGGCCGGTTTCAAGGACTTCGCCAAGCGGTGGCGGCCGATCATGGACGTGTTCGAGGACGAGGACGTGTACTTCGCCCTGGAGGTGCACCCGACCGAGATCGCTTTTGACATTGCGTCGGCCGAGCGAGCCCTGGAGGCGATCGGGGCGCACAAGCGCTTCGGCTTCAACTACGACCCGAGCCACTTCGGCTATCAGGGTGTGGACTACGTCGAGTTCATCCGCCGCTTCCGCGACCGCATCTTCCACGTGCACATGAAGGACGTCTACTGGTCGAAGACGCCGACGCGGGCGGGCGTGTTCGGGGGGCATTTGGGCTTCGGCCATCCCGACCGGTTCTGGGATTTCCGCTCGCTGGGCCGCGGCTCGATTGACTTCGAGGCGATCATTCGGGCGCTGAACGAGATTGGCTACGACGGGCCGCTCTCGGTCGAGTGGGAGGACAGCGGCATGGATCGCGAGCACGGCGCAGCCGAGGCAGCCGCTTTTGTCCGGCGGATGGACTTCTCTCCGTCGGCCATTGCGTTCGATTCGAACTTCGACAAGTAG
- a CDS encoding aldolase — protein sequence MGIGKRIRLNRLFSHPSGRLCSMAVDHFIGYGEGIPEGLRRVRRTLAAIVEGAPDAVTMHRGIATSAWEPYAGRVPWILQSTIGRVDDSACERFAEPEDAVLLGADAIAVAVFVRGSTEGQHLRMVVDCVRAAARFDLPVITHIYPRVFRDGPRVSFAPEDIAWAVRCALECGTDVIKVPYCNDVKAYAEIVAECTVPVVAAGGPKTDTLAAALTMFADVVAAGARGVTVGRNVWGHERVVDVVRAVKMVVHDGRSAAEAMAAVGLR from the coding sequence ATGGGTATCGGCAAGAGGATCAGGCTGAACCGTTTGTTTTCACACCCTTCGGGGCGGCTGTGCTCGATGGCGGTGGATCATTTCATCGGCTACGGCGAAGGGATCCCGGAGGGTCTGCGGCGGGTCCGGCGGACGCTGGCCGCGATCGTGGAGGGTGCTCCCGATGCGGTCACCATGCACCGTGGTATTGCGACCTCGGCCTGGGAGCCATATGCCGGCCGGGTGCCGTGGATTCTGCAGAGCACGATTGGTCGGGTGGACGATTCGGCTTGCGAGCGGTTCGCCGAGCCGGAGGATGCGGTCCTGCTCGGGGCGGACGCCATTGCGGTGGCGGTCTTCGTTCGCGGTTCGACCGAGGGCCAGCACCTGCGGATGGTGGTTGATTGTGTTCGGGCGGCCGCCCGCTTCGACCTTCCAGTGATCACGCACATCTATCCGCGCGTGTTCCGCGATGGTCCGCGGGTCTCGTTTGCCCCCGAGGATATCGCCTGGGCGGTGCGCTGCGCGTTGGAGTGCGGCACGGATGTGATCAAGGTTCCGTACTGCAACGATGTCAAGGCGTACGCGGAGATAGTGGCCGAATGCACCGTGCCGGTCGTGGCCGCCGGTGGGCCGAAGACGGACACGCTGGCCGCGGCCCTGACGATGTTCGCCGACGTGGTTGCGGCGGGTGCCCGCGGGGTGACCGTAGGTCGGAACGTGTGGGGCCACGAACGCGTGGTGGACGTGGTTCGGGCGGTCAAGATGGTCGTACACGATGGCAGGAGCGCCGCCGAGGCGATGGCCGCGGTGGGATTGAGATAG